A DNA window from Trypanosoma brucei brucei TREU927 chromosome 10, whole genome shotgun sequence contains the following coding sequences:
- a CDS encoding RNA editing 3' exouridylylase MP99 (GB:AAO63566.1: RNA editing complex protein MP99 {Trypanosoma brucei;} PMID:12649499) encodes MLRRSRLHLLADYRTSSKISDEFNNVLNRSGWGFDHVAVDVGSLSGAAGRLTRDLIGQERDAETVKIIHKQITNVILRRIQPKKSLAIFIDGSEPLWKVRHMRLYPGKKFEGKFYRSAASPMVYSLEDKLRCVGPDLRTPPKEFIVSGPAAPGPVEAKLSAWMLDLATRALPDGAVTTPTVTGAAAAASASAGPPEVTFNDTFCLIGGNDAFLSALGATPFHNITTVTLQQGEMKSLSLSEALEWFAMDHLLKGETSIGSGGNELQKRLASVRTDIVLLYLMANGISATDLPGLGVNFKDLMEAYTAEEANKLYLFGKTSEERCLRMCPLNLERVLTHATRRTSTPTRFCQQSADYLEILLQTHSMICDGGIKNFRWTPNDNDAVPEKQPKIPIERFIGHLKHLAAQGGETTAVADVGSTEPGLAASVDWTFALTGIETLLLSAPKAEMIDQIIPVFTKGHTLPDGVAQDIVDTKNVVEALHKVRRVLQVVVTSDNSGNDDGRIEHPAFNHYPTHYFVRTPGSRGPPPGWTYKSVNLGVRAVALGVRHRVASGMLTAASRVLDSGGVSSKNSLFVFHVKDGITTPSGGGNEDGWLETPCHELAGSSANPASKEISTLRVVTWNVQFSRHSGERTPLGRDGIDWCTSTRYVALAQTLEGLDADVIGMQEVEPAWCKYLSQQPWVREKYAMTCCEHSHAIQPWGVMLLVRRSLCVTSTHHANVPAFSGHTSVMPEVTVVVSEGVPVTVGSMHLLAPYNQNNISNRTTQLDNLTKRLRTRPPINGKQAGLIVMGDFNDCAKNYFTFPPEMGFKDAWLLLHPDEGVSSKSGHTIDGDRNPYAAQIIEKEFYGRADRVLFSSRNLQPIQTEIIGTTSVREMGITKQVDIDKDVPEYLYPSDHFGLLVEFQVV; translated from the coding sequence ATGTTGCGCCGCAGTCGCTTGCACCTGCTAGCGGACTACCGCACGTCGTCCAAGATATCAGATGAATTTAACAACGTATTGAATCGGAGCGGATGGGGGTTTGATCATGTCGCCGTCGACGTCGGATCTCTCTCCGGCGCGGCAGGACGTTTGACACGCGACCTTATTGGCCAGGAGCGCGATGCGGAAACGGTGAAAATTATTcacaaacaaatcacaaATGTAATTTTGCGTCGTATTCAACCGAAGAAGTCACTCGCAATTTTCATTGACGGAAGTGAGCCGTTATGGAAAGTGCGTCACATGCGGTTATATCCGGGAAAGAAATTTGAGGGAAAGTTCTACCGGAGTGCAGCGTCGCCCATGGTTTATTCGCTTGAAGACAAACTTCGTTGTGTGGGTCCGGATCTGCGGACACCACCAAAGGAGTTTATTGTAAGTGGACCGGCAGCACCGGGGCCGGTGGAGGCAAAACTCTCTGCGTGGATGCTTGACCTCGCGACCCGTGCACTTCCGGATGGAGCGGTAACGACCCCTACAGTTACCGGAGCGGCTGCGGCTGCTTCTGCCTCGGCAGGGCCACCTGAAGTAACATTCAACGACACATTTTGCCTCATTGGAGGTAATGATGCGTTTCTATCCGCCCTCGGCGCAACACCCTTTCACAACATCACTACCGTAACACTTCAGCAAGGAGAGATGAAATCCCTTTCCTTGAGTGAGGCACTGGAGTGGTTTGCGATGGATCATCTACTGAAAGGCGAAACATCAATCGGTTCTGGAGGGAATGAACTTCAGAAGAGGTTGGCTTCTGTACGCACAGACATTGTACTCCTGTACTTGATGGCGAATGGTATTAGCGCGACAGATCTTCCCGGCCTGGGCGTGAACTTCAAGGATTTGATGGAAGCCTACACTGCAGAGGAGGCTAACAAACTCTACTTATTCGGGAAAACATCTGAAGAGCGATGTTTGCGGATGTGCCCCCTTAACCTTGAGCGTGTACTAACCCACGCTACTCGGAGGACATCAACACCGACTCGTTTTTGTCAGCAGTCCGCGGATTACCTCGAGATTCTTCTACAAACCCACTCCATGATATGCGATGGAGGCATCAAGAATTTTCGGTGGACACCCAACGACAATGACGCCGTCCCGGAGAAGCAACCTAAAATTCCCATTGAGCGCTTTATTGGTCATCTGAAACATCTGGCTGCGCAGGGCGGAGAAACCACCGCCGTCGCTGATGTCGGGAGCACTGAACCGGGTCTTGCTGCCTCCGTCGATTGGACATTTGCGCTGACAGGGATTGAGACACTGCTTTTGAGCGCCCCCAAGGCAGAAATGATCGATCAAATTATTCCCGTATTCACAAAAGGTCACACACTTCCCGATGGCGTTGCCCAGGATATCGTGGACACGAAGAACGTCGTGGAAGCTCTTCACAAAGTGCGTCGTGTGCTACAGGTTGTTGTGACAAGCGACAACAGTGGTAATGATGACGGCAGAATAGAGCACCCAGCCTTTAACCACTATCCGACTCACTACTTTGTGCGGACCCCAGGTTCCCGCGGGCCCCCTCCTGGGTGGACGTACAAAAGTGTCAATCTGGGGGTGCGAGCCGTCGCTCTTGGCGTGAGGCACCGTGTCGCTTCGGGAATGTTGACGGCGGCTTCTCGAGTGCTTGACAGTGGTGGCGTCTCCTCCAAGAATTCTCTCTTTGTATTTCATGTGAAGGACGGTATAACAACCCCCAGTGGCGGGGGAAACGAGGATGGCTGGTTAGAGACACCGTGCCATGAGCTGGCTGGCTCCTCTGCAAACCCAGCATCCAAGGAGATTTCAACGCTTCGGGTGGTAACCTGGAACGTGCAGTTTAGTCGTCACAGTGGCGAGCGGACGCCGTTAGGGCGTGATGGAATTGATTGGTGCACTTCAACAAGGTACGTGGCACTCGCCCAAACATTGGAGGGGCTTGACGCTGATGTTATTGGTATGCAGGAAGTAGAGCCAGCATGGTGCAAGTATCTGTCGCAACAACCGTGGGTACGGGAGAAGTATGCCATGACTTGCTGTGAGCATAGTCACGCCATTCAACCTTGGGGAGTCATGTTACTCGTTAGACGGTCACTCTGCGTAACGTCTACACACCACGCAAATGTTCCCGCTTTTTCAGGACATACGAGTGTGATGCCGGAAGTCACAGTGGTTGTGTCTGAAGGTGTTCCGGTGACGGTGGGTTCGATGCACCTTCTTGCTCCTTATAACCAGAACAACATCAGTAACCGCACAACTCAACTCGACAATTTAACGAAACGACTACGCACGCGACCCCCTATTAACGGTAAGCAAGCAGGATTAATTGTTATGGGTGATTTTAATGACTGCGCGAAGAATTACTTCACCTTTCCCCCGGAAATGGGCTTTAAAGACGCTTGGTTACTTCTTCACCCCGATGAAGGTGTGAGCAGCAAATCAGGCCACACCATTGATGGCGACCGAAATCCTTACGCCGCACAGATTATTGAGAAAGAATTCTATGGACGCGCGGACCGAGTATTGTTTTCCTCTCGAAACTTACAACCTATTCAAACTGAGATTATTGGGACGACCTCTGTCCGTGAGATGGGGATCACAAAACAGGTGGACATTGACAAGGACGTTCCGGAGTATTTGTACCCGTCTGACCATTTCGGTCTCCTTGTTGAGTTTCAGGTGGTTTAG
- a CDS encoding arginine N-methyltransferase, putative: protein MQQFFFLTLILLKKGGEDDYEVYVRSIRTDEIFGTRAGLKGVKIEMSPKKNSASRPSNNGGGGKTGGGNGNVSHRTDNEQSGNNLSERIIANESLLATESERHATSKSLYGDCTARISGNLSCIHDRVRLRAYESVLRSIKGKSVLHLGCGMGLVSMIAARSLASAVVAVDRSAIVDAAQVVAKKNGLNNISFFRGALVDVVQNFPVRQFDVIICEWMGPFLINDPLLEEALYARNNLLASNGVMCPDSSSIHVVGVSDYCFHMDTVEFWGNVYGFKMEPMKALVQREVEMCRVPTSSIVTTTCLAHTVNIASINNLDDKSSLNDFVVPFSVRATKDTTVNFLTFYIDARFTNPHDPGANFVLGVRPGGTNPWTETSVALHEPLPLKGGEVLSGELKVCLLNPTRGITTVEVTARTSGNVVNIETKGTYNYQRY from the coding sequence ATgcaacagtttttttttttaaccttgATACTTctcaaaaaagggggggaggacGATTACGAAGTTTACGTGCGGTCGATTAGGACGGACGAGATATTCGGAACGAGAGCAGGATTAAAAGGTGTAAAAATTGAGATGTCACCGAAGAAAAACTCGGCATCGCGACCATCAAATAACGGTGGAGGCGGAAAAACAGGGGGAGGAAACGGCAATGTCAGTCACAGAACTGACAACGAACAGAGCGGGAATAATTTATCGGAGCGCATTATCGCCAATGAATCCCTCCTTGCAACAGAAAGTGAGAGGCATGCCACCTCTAAAAGTCTTTATGGGGATTGCACTGCACGAATATCAGGGAATCTATCCTGTATTCACGATCGTGTCCGACTGCGAGCATACGAGTCTGTACTGAGGAGTATCAAAGGCAAATCTGTATTGCACTTGGGGTGCGGAATGGGGTTGGTTTCCATGATTGCAGCGCGAAGCCTCGCCTccgctgttgttgcagtGGACCGTTCCGCAATTGTAGACGCCGCGCAAGTGGTGGCGAAGAAAAATGGGTTAAACAATATTAGTTTCTTCCGGGGTGCTCTTGTGGACGTTGTTCAAAACTTTCCCGTGCGGCAGTTTGACGTCATCATCTGTGAATGGATGGGACCATTCTTGATCAATGACCCACTGCTAGAAGAGGCTCTTTATGCCCGTAATAATTTACTCGCGAGCAACGGTGTTATGTGTCCTGACAGTTCATCCATTCACGTTGTCGGCGTCAGTGATTATTGTTTTCACATGGATACCGTGGAATTCTGGGGTAACGTATATGGTTTCAAGATGGAACCGATGAAAGCACTTGTGCAACGGGAGGTGGAGATGTGTCGTGTCCCCACCTCTAGTATCGTTACCACTACGTGTCTTGCCCACACAGTCAATATCGCATCGATTAACAATTTGGATGATAAATCGAGTTTGAACGATTTTGTGGTGCCCTTCAGCGTGCGAGCAACCAAAGACACGACGGTTAACTTTCTCACATTTTACATAGACGCCCGTTTCACCAACCCTCACGATCCCGGTGCTAATTTTGTGTTGGGCGTCCGTCCAGGTGGCACCAATCCGTGGACGGAAACGAGTGTTGCTCTTCATGAACCCCTTCCACTGAAGGGTGGCGAAGTGTTGAGCGGTGAGTtgaaggtgtgtttgttGAACCCAACTCGGGGAATTACAACCGTAGAGGTGACCGCACGCACGTCTGGTAATGTTGTAAACATTGAGACAAAAGGCACGTACAACTACCAAAGGTATTGA
- a CDS encoding hypothetical protein (GPI-Anchor Signal predicted for Tb10.70.3780 by DGPI v2.04 with cleavage site probability 0.684 near 286), with translation MMFHTFTALFITATCVSCSRASAAAAAVTDAEPAATSGSTSRCTLLQQLLGVGRSVNFTKRYVKELVDQSVRAEQECTYYLWTARGNITFSSKVLYDGRRSRGSSNVYVKLAERAFEEAKLDHEILRETVYSVERNLLVIRSQSAEMNRNGYEAVKESKKAVAKLVRSANRYMGRYHGGDDDISETCKLAPASGVTFASLEHAMRNITDEMVDSDALEGARKVFRSLVEVEEARKKAMRVAQEIKEGKQLAQGAEARVAGHANAVFSVMRTSKQSMTINHSRGGTNASQFLWNWIKFLLLSLISAAAP, from the coding sequence ATGATGTTTCACACATTCACTGCGCTGTTTATCACGGCGACATGTGTGTCGTGCTCAAGAGCTTCCGCTGCCGCAGCAGCCGTCACAGATGCAGAGCCTGCAGCTACCAGCGGTTCCACATCCCGTTGTACGTTACTGCAACAACTACTAGGCGTAGGACGCAGCGTAAATTTTACGAAGAGATATGTAAAGGAGCTCGTGGATCAATCGGTGCGGGCTGAACAGGAATGCACTTATTACCTCTGGACGGCGAGAGGTAACATCACATTTTCCTCCAAAGTGCTCTACGACGGTCGAAGAAGCCGCGGGAGTAGCAACGTATACGTTAAACTCGCAGAGAGAGCTTTTGAAGAAGCTAAGTTGGATCATGAAATTCTGAGAGAAACTGTGTATAGCGTGGAACGGAATTTGTTGGTGATTAGGTCGCAAAGCGCCGAGATGAACCGCAACGGATATGAAGCCGttaaggaaagcaaaaaagccgTAGCCAAATTGGTGCGCTCCGCGAATCGTTATATGGGGAGATATCATGGAGGCGATGACGACATTTCGGAGACATGTAAATTAGCCCCAGCATCTGGCGTCACATTCGCCTCGTTAGAGCATGCCATGCGGAACATTACTGACGAAATGGTCGATTCAGATGCTCTGGAAGGGGCGAGAAAAGTGTTCCGCTCGCTCgtggaagtggaagaggctagaaagaaagcaatgcGAGTGGCTCAAGAgataaaagagggaaaacagtTGGCACAGGGAGCGGAGGCGAGAGTTGCGGGACATGCCAACGCTGTCTTTAGTGTGATGCGCACCAGTAAACAGAGCATGACAATTAACCATTCCAGGGGCGGAACGAACGCATCTCAATTCCTTTGGAATTGGATTAAATTCCTTTTGTTGTCGCTGATTAGTGCCGCGGCCCCATAA
- a CDS encoding protease regulatory ATPase subunit 4 (Curated by J. Mottram; identical to GB:AAF91246.1: proteasome regulatory ATPase subunit 4 {Trypanosoma brucei}), whose translation MQERQEEYASLSEREQLRQDVIAKTIRRNESRARVREVAKAMEASERELMRVVDQLSALMSIGHFVGEILHKVDEERFIVQSVSGARHLVGYKKSIKPEKLKIGTRVALEITTLTIVKVLPREVDPQVYNMQVMENEKNISFQEIGGLQEQMRQMREVVELPLTNPELFVRVGISPPKGVLLYGPPGTGKTLLAKAIASNVDAAFLKIVASSIVDKYIGESARVLREMFAFARDHEPCIIFIDEVDAIGGKRIEGSSSDREVQRTLMELLHQMDGFEKLGKVKVIMATNRPDTLDPALMRPGRLDRKIEIGLPNEAGRLDVLKIHASKITKQGDIDYDSIVKLSEGFNGADLRNVCTEAGMFALRAGRDYVINEDFNKATRKVADSKKLESAPHQYSEQ comes from the coding sequence ATGCAGGAACGTCAGGAGGAGTACGCCTCACTTTCTGAGCGGGAGCAGTTGCGGCAAGACGTCATTGCCAAAACTATACGGCGCAATGAATCACGGGCACGCGTCCGTGAGGTTGCAAAGGCAATGGAGGCATCGGAGAGGGAGTTGATGCGCGTGGTGGATCAACTTAGTGCTCTCATGAGCATTGGCCACTTCGTTGGTGAAATTCTTCACAAGGTGGATGAAGAGCGGTTTATCGTACAGAGCGTTTCCGGTGCCCGCCATCTCGTTGGTTACAAGAAAAGTATCAAGCCGGAGAAGCTGAAAATTGGAACTCGTGTCGCACTGGAAATTACAACGCTAACAATTGTGAAAGTGCTTCCCCGTGAGGTTGACCCACAGGTATATAACATGCAAGTTATGGAGAACGAGAAGAATATTTCGTTCCAGGAAATCGGTGGCTTGCAGGAGCAGATGCGGCAAATGCGAGAGGTCGTAGAACTTCCTCTGACGAATCCGGagttgtttgtgcgtgtcGGTATTTCACCTCCTAAGGGCGTGCTTCTTTACGGCCCGCCGGGAACCGGCAAGACGCTACTTGCTAAAGCAATTGCGTCCAATGTTGACGCTGCTTTCCTGAAAATTGTAGCGTCCTCTATTGTAGATAAATATATTGGCGAGTCGGCACGAGTACTGCGTGAGATGTTTGCTTTTGCGCGCGATCATGAGCCAtgcattatttttattgatgAAGTGGATGCTATTGGCGGGAAGCGAATCGAGGGTAGTTCCTCCGACCGCGAGGTTCAGCGTACGCTAATGGAACTACTGCATCAGATGGATGGCTTTGAGAAGCTAGGGAAAGTGAAAGTGATTATGGCGACCAACCGCCCCGACACGTTGGACCCCGCGCTTATGCGTCCCGGGAGGTTAGACCGTAAAATCGAAATCGGACTACCGAACGAGGCCGGTCGTCTTGACGTGCTGAAGATTCACGCATCCAAGATTACGAAACAAGGCGACATTGATTACGACTCGATCGTCAAACTCTCTGAAGGTTTTAATGGTGCCGACTTACGCAATGTTTGTACCGAGGCCGGGATGTTTGCCCTTCGCGCGGGCAGGGATTACGTCATCAACGAAGACTTCAACAAAGCAACCCGGAAGGTGGCAGATTCTAAGAAACTGGAGAGTGCTCCACATCAATACTCAGAGCAATAG
- a CDS encoding DNA repair helicase, putative yields MYAAGRFTVPFPFEPYPLQLHAMEAIREGLSAGDVVVLESPTGTGKTQILLNGVLSHMFEPVVTSVEHGIAESHEVTGESRPTGEVCADSGDGCPSFEEHRKHQRKRRKREREKRRKETFNFGGTSSSRDPFLVDQDVREEAQELSRCGALADCLSSSSSSRSSSVSHLGGEGDKSDEDVEVQPLRKPKVYFSSRTHTQLQQVTDELRRTVFCQNLVRRRSCNSVEKDGLASKVFEDAHKSPFVEPRKLRYVHVAGRQQLCLNASLKAAAGGSNERLNELCLEAMAYEYSKEGKTARKQKLQRGCADSSLPDIEDSLGSSTVSRRGCGYCQKEKLKILRDYVNIEPRDLSQMRELGQRVGACPFLVTREVLRGADVVFIPYSYLVSSEMRNALLAGNATNEHPTDLTPQTQVVSQGLSSTCRAGSTSTHSSYPTVPSKQRWEIQNGRRVPILPPDFSGDVIVVDEAHNLVDYCRNVTTAEVTLPELQVIRRLLDGYRLRYEKRLLTRNKQRLREMVAFVDKLAQHLQEAGKKSTPTATASTFINFTFDAEVDTVNVHLFLSFLDESRLLPKLHGLLAQMVAQVEAQISQPSGKTTKWRPTSSYSDENICSDTTNEYADPIEALLHSPAEDRRSIAATLYRFETFLRWYGLSDEYTRVILRRLPSENGSREMCRVTLELLQLELGTHTMFPVLQQAHAAVLAGGTMKPLALTCDLLLKQSAPTKELSVLKNISSLPCGTREEEAGEQAKKIRFTEEGHVVPPSSIAVFTLATGPGGQRLEFQHARRQSWPKIFEGVGTALLNFCRVIPAGMIVFFTSYEIEELFVNTIRSSGMYDTINAVKRIFREPGSARNASSTPGYSSGCQAAASTTVDSMLEEYASWIRSERSSGALLFAVIGGKLSEGINFNDDLGRAVVVVGLPYANISEVDLQLHLRHVADTRVRTLLPSSANIATGSITTDSTDQVTVVPDGEFPASPSSAMEWGLLTDLCMRSVNQSIGRCIRHASDYAAVILLDARYVERRDIRRRIPSWMQPSIHVAQNFGDCFRRVRDFFIERRK; encoded by the coding sequence ATGTATGCGGCTGGTCGCTTCACCGTCCCGTTTCCGTTCGAGCCATATCCGTTGCAACTCCACGCCATGGAAGCAATCCGGGAGGGTCTCTCAGCGGGTGATGTTGTTGTGCTCGAATCACCTACAGGAACAGGGAAAACACAAATTCTGCTCAATGGTGTACTTTCACATATGTTCGAACCTGTCGTTACTTCAGTAGAGCATGGGATTGCAGAAAGCCATGAAGTGACTGGGGAATCGCGCCCTACCGGGGAAGTGTGTGCGGATAGTGGAGATGGTTGCCCTTCTTTCGAAGAGCATCGTAAGCATCAAAGGAAGCGGCGTAAAAGAGaacgggaaaagagaaggaaggagacgTTTAACTTTGGTGGCACAAGCAGCTCAAGAGATCCGTTCCTGGTGGATCAGGATGTTCGCGAGGAGGCGCAAGAACTAAGTCGTTGTGGCGCTTTAGCAGATTGTctgtcatcttcatcttcatcacgCTCATCCTCAGTGTCTCATCTGGGGGGCGAGGGAGATAAATCCGATGAAGATGTTGAAGTACAGCCTCTGAGGAAACCAAAGGTGTATTTCTCTAGTCGTACTCACACACAGTTGCAACAAGTCACAGACGAGTTGCGCCGGACCGTCTTTTGTCAGAATCTTGTCCGACGGCGTTCATGCAACTCTGTTGAAAAAGATGGCCTCGCTTCAAAGGTCTTTGAGGATGCACATAAATCTCCGTTTGTGGAACCGCGGAAACTCCGTTATGTACATGTGGCCGGGAGACAGCAACTGTGTCTTAATGCGTCTCTGAAGGCCGCTGCCGGTGGGAGCAATGAACGACTCAATGAACTATGCTTGGAGGCTATGGCGTACGAATACTCGAAGGAGGGCAAGACAGCGCGGAAACAGAAACTGCAGAGGGGCTGCGCAGATTCCTCTCTACCTGACATTGAAGATAGTTTGGGTTCGAGCACCGTTAGCAGAAGGGGTTGTGGCTACTGTCAGAAGGAGAAGCTTAAAATTCTCCGCGATTACGTGAATATTGAACCTCGCGACCTATCGCAGATGCGGGAACTGGGTCAGCGAGTCGGTGCTTGTCCGTTTCTCGTTACACGTGAGGTTCTTCGTGGGGCGGACGTTGTGTTTATCCCGTATAGTTATCTCGTTTCATCAGAGATGCGCAATGCGCTGCTTGCgggaaatgcaacaaacGAGCACCCTACTGATTTAACACCTCAAACACAAGTTGTATCGCAAGGACTAAGTTCCACATGCAGAGCAGGTTCAACAAGTACACATAGTAGTTACCCTACGGTGCCCTCCAAGCAACGATGGGAAATCCAAAATGGGAGACGAGTCCCGATACTACCTCCTGATTTCAGCGGTGACGTGATTGTTGTCGATGAGGCACATAACCTTGTGGATTACTGTCGTAATGTGACGACAGCAGAGGTAACATTGCCGGAGTTACAAGTGATACGTCGGCTGCTAGACGGATACCGCCTGCGGTACGAAAAGAGACTACTAACTAGGAACAAACAACGTCTTCGTGAAATGGTGGCATTTGTTGACAAACTTGCACAACACTTACAGGAAGCAGGGAAGAAATCCACCCCAACTGCAACGGCAAGCACCTTTATTAACTTCACATTTGATGCTGAAGTTGATACTGTGAATGTCCACCTCTTTCTTAGTTTCTTGGATGAGAGTCGATTACTACCAAAGTTGCACGGTCTCCTGGCGCAAATGGTCGCGCAAGTGGAGGCGCAGATTAGCCAACCCTCAGGGAAGACAACGAAGTGGCGCCCAACGTCATCATATAGCGATGAGAATATTTGTTCGGATACCACAAATGAATATGCTGACCCAATTGAGGCGCTTTTGCATTCACCGGCTGAGGATCGCCGATCGATAGCAGCCACGCTGTATCGTTTTGAAACGTTTCTACGGTGGTATGGACTATCTGACGAGTACACACGCGTGATACTAAGGCGTTTGCCCTCTGAAAACGGCAGCAGGGAAATGTGCAGGGTTACGTTAGAGTTGCTACAACTGGAATTGGGAACGCACACGATGTTCCCTGTGCTTCAGCAGGCCCACGCCGCCGTGTTGGCGGGTGGGACGATGAAACCTCTTGCTCTAACTTGTGACCTTCTACTGAAGCAATCTGCACCAACTAAGGAGTTATCGGTGCTAAAAAACATTAGTTCTCTGCCGTGTGGAACCAGGGAAGAAGAGGCTGGCGAACAAGCTAAGAAAATTCGTTTCACAGAAGAAGGACATGTAGTTCCACCATCGTCCATAGCAGTGTTTACGTTGGCAACCGGGCCGGGTGGACAGCGTTTGGAATTTCAGCATGCTCGACGGCAGTCATGGCCAAAGATTTTTGAAGGTGTTGGTACAGCGCTTCTCAACTTTTGCCGAGTAATCCCCGCGGGAATGATagttttctttacttcataCGAGATAGAGGAACTTTTTGTTAATACCATTCGCAGTTCCGGTATGTACGATACGATCAACGCAGTGAAGCGAATATTTCGGGAACCCGGGTCCGCTAGGAATGCAAGTTCTACTCCCGGTTACAGCAGTGGGTGTCAAGCCGCGGCCTCCACAACTGTTGATTCGATGCTTGAAGAGTACGCCTCATGGATTCGCTCAGAACGCTCATCTGGAGCACTTCTATTCGCCGTAATTGGGGGTAAGTTATCGGAAGGCATTAATTTCAATGATGATCTTGGAcgcgctgttgttgttgtgggtcTTCCCTACGCCAATATCAGCGAGGTGGATCTGCAACTGCACCTTCGACATGTGGCGGACACGCGGGTGAGAACTTTATTACCATCCTCTGCTAACATTGCTACGGGGAGCATTACCACCGATAGCACTGACCAGGTTACGGTTGTACCTGATGGAGAATTTCCGGCATCACCATCCTCTGCAATGGAGTGGGGTTTATTGACAGACTTGTGCATGCGCTCCGTCAATCAAAGTATTGGGCGTTGCATCCGTCACGCCTCTGACTACGCCGCTGTCATCCTACTGGATGCACGTTACGTTGAACGGAGAGACATACGTCGTCGTATTCCTTCATGGATGCAACCATCCATCCATGTTGCCCAAAACTTTGGCGACTGCTTCCGCCGTGTTCGGGATTTTTTTATCGAGCGGCGGAAGTGA